A genomic window from Chloroflexota bacterium includes:
- a CDS encoding sulfurtransferase TusA family protein: MTDLTTLEAAKIVDARAMACPGPLLEAKKSIGSVKVNEVLEIWAGDPNTKNDMPRWCQKVGHEYLGDLVADGYERLFLKRLK, encoded by the coding sequence ATGACTGATCTAACTACACTCGAAGCTGCAAAAATTGTCGATGCGCGCGCTATGGCCTGCCCTGGTCCGCTGCTAGAAGCCAAGAAAAGCATTGGCAGCGTCAAAGTAAATGAAGTGCTTGAAATCTGGGCTGGCGACCCCAACACCAAGAACGACATGCCGCGCTGGTGTCAGAAGGTTGGGCATGAGTATCTCGGCGATTTGGTTGCCGATGGCTACGAGCGACTATTCCTTAAACGACTGAAGTAG
- a CDS encoding helix-turn-helix transcriptional regulator, with the protein MDEAVRKLARKRASFCSIFGNTRRVLIAWTLGEDEMSVGDIAKTLDISLQNTSQHLRLMKDKGILSARRDGKTIFYRIAENELTDSCPIMLHTQYSEPLNKEPKND; encoded by the coding sequence ATGGATGAAGCCGTAAGAAAATTGGCCCGCAAGCGAGCTTCTTTTTGCAGTATTTTTGGCAATACACGCCGGGTACTCATCGCTTGGACACTCGGCGAAGATGAGATGTCGGTCGGCGATATTGCCAAAACACTTGATATTTCCTTGCAAAATACATCTCAACATTTACGCCTGATGAAAGACAAGGGCATTCTCAGCGCACGGCGGGATGGCAAAACAATCTTCTATCGCATTGCCGAGAATGAGTTAACCGATTCCTGTCCAATTATGCTACATACACAATATTCAGAGCCACTTAATAAGGAGCCTAAAAATGACTGA
- a CDS encoding hydrogenase iron-sulfur subunit — MAENPTRHRPKILILATISGGYAGADSVGQLHADYPTNSYILPVLCPCMFPEEFYMRCFEQGIDAILVMYSGTDSSYKGGPERAAMLVNQTYPLMKERGIDTRRLRLAAICTVCTKPFLKEVKQIDKLLDGIGFVRDEMTSPVAV, encoded by the coding sequence ATGGCAGAAAACCCCACAAGACACAGACCTAAAATACTAATTTTGGCGACCATATCAGGAGGCTACGCAGGCGCAGATTCGGTGGGACAGTTGCACGCTGACTACCCCACGAACAGCTATATCTTACCCGTTTTATGCCCCTGTATGTTCCCCGAAGAATTTTATATGCGCTGCTTCGAGCAGGGCATTGACGCAATTTTAGTGATGTACAGCGGCACCGACAGCTCCTATAAAGGCGGACCCGAACGAGCTGCCATGCTGGTTAACCAAACTTATCCGCTGATGAAAGAGCGCGGCATTGACACTCGTCGGTTGCGACTGGCAGCAATTTGCACCGTTTGCACCAAACCCTTCCTGAAAGAAGTCAAGCAAATAGATAAATTACTTGATGGGATCGGTTTTGTCCGCGACGAGATGACCAGCCCGGTGGCGGTGTGA
- a CDS encoding alpha/beta fold hydrolase: MKKPRGLKNREVQLDLNLYRVRVPIPALADVSLSVIDVFPDGAEQTLVLVHGYAGCAETWEYQINHFSHQYRVVVPDLRGHGQSDAPFTEYTMPELVADINAIADALNLPEKFVLVGHSFGGSICAEYAAAHPERLEKLVLIATAGEYPLPRSAALLSRVPVAVFQPLWKYRPRWNAEVHVMKRMMLNNLRKWKGWDVLAKISTPSLVITGERDRYFPRWAFDRASEAVPGAEVMDIGASKHKVQLERHQAVNRAIERFIQQTDEGRRMSWREQGGKSQLMRSRPWLNSYGKFTPFTCPIPRQPLPRFLEIAAEQVPNQIATIFYGSKLTYRQLDRRVNQFAHALHGMGVQPGDHVMVVLPNMPQMMMAYYATLKIGGVVVLSNPEADAAQILKQIRQTDAKVLITLNEFGELARVIQQQIPLKVILADIRTVLSVRVYKQLMARWQAAGFQLHEEAPPGLDYSMMDRQMMDAPWEPPDYQADFDDMAAILYTSGTTDEPKGVCLTHANLVANALQTRHWIPDVQYGEETFLAVIPLTHSYGMTTAMNIPICIGATVVLLPVFELEQVLQHIQEYKPTIFPGVPSIYALINQAPGVRNYGLSSIKACISGAAPLPVEVKEAFEKLTRSRLVEGYGLTESAPVTHANPLNGMDRAGSIGIPIPNTDAKIVNLVSGEDLPPGQIGELLVKGPQVMPGYWQPDALAEPETVLEDGWLHTGDVAVMDADGFFTIISRKRDTIMAGEFSVYPRDVEEVLYENSKVLEVAVVGIPAGAGGQKIKAFVVPRPGTNLSQDELLDLCRKRLEAYAVPWEIEFREDLPKSFVGKVLRRMLVEE, translated from the coding sequence ATGAAGAAACCGCGCGGGCTTAAAAACAGGGAAGTTCAACTAGATTTGAATCTGTACCGGGTGAGGGTGCCGATTCCTGCACTGGCGGATGTATCGCTGAGTGTGATTGATGTTTTTCCGGATGGGGCAGAACAGACCCTGGTGCTGGTGCATGGTTACGCGGGATGTGCTGAAACCTGGGAGTATCAAATTAACCATTTCAGCCATCAGTATCGGGTTGTGGTTCCTGATCTGCGCGGGCATGGTCAGAGCGATGCCCCCTTTACGGAATACACCATGCCCGAACTGGTGGCGGACATCAACGCCATTGCCGACGCGCTGAATCTGCCCGAAAAATTCGTGTTGGTGGGGCATTCCTTCGGGGGTTCGATCTGCGCCGAGTATGCCGCCGCACACCCCGAACGCTTGGAAAAGCTCGTCCTGATCGCCACCGCCGGGGAATATCCCCTCCCCAGGAGCGCAGCCTTGTTGTCGCGCGTCCCCGTAGCCGTATTCCAACCCCTTTGGAAATATCGCCCGCGCTGGAACGCCGAAGTCCATGTGATGAAACGCATGATGCTCAATAATCTGCGCAAGTGGAAAGGGTGGGATGTGCTGGCGAAAATCTCAACGCCCTCGCTGGTGATTACCGGCGAGCGCGATCGCTATTTTCCGCGCTGGGCTTTTGATCGTGCCAGCGAGGCTGTGCCCGGTGCCGAGGTGATGGATATTGGCGCGTCGAAACACAAGGTTCAACTGGAGCGCCATCAGGCGGTGAACCGCGCCATTGAACGTTTTATTCAACAGACCGATGAAGGGCGGCGGATGTCATGGCGTGAGCAGGGTGGTAAATCGCAACTGATGCGCAGCCGACCCTGGCTGAACAGCTATGGCAAATTCACACCCTTTACCTGCCCTATTCCACGTCAGCCTTTGCCACGTTTTTTGGAGATTGCCGCCGAGCAGGTGCCGAACCAGATTGCTACGATCTTCTACGGCTCAAAACTAACCTATCGCCAACTCGATCGGCGCGTTAATCAGTTTGCGCATGCCTTGCACGGTATGGGCGTGCAGCCCGGCGATCATGTGATGGTGGTCTTGCCCAATATGCCCCAGATGATGATGGCCTATTACGCTACGCTGAAGATTGGTGGTGTGGTGGTACTCTCGAACCCCGAAGCTGATGCCGCCCAGATTTTGAAACAAATCCGGCAGACGGATGCCAAAGTTCTGATAACGCTGAATGAATTTGGCGAGTTGGCGCGCGTCATCCAACAGCAGATCCCCCTCAAAGTGATTCTGGCCGATATTCGCACTGTACTTTCTGTGCGGGTTTATAAGCAGTTGATGGCGCGTTGGCAAGCCGCCGGTTTTCAACTGCACGAAGAAGCGCCTCCAGGGCTGGATTACTCCATGATGGATCGCCAAATGATGGACGCGCCCTGGGAACCGCCTGATTATCAGGCCGATTTTGACGATATGGCTGCAATCCTCTATACCAGTGGCACCACCGATGAGCCAAAAGGCGTTTGTCTGACGCACGCCAATCTGGTGGCTAACGCATTGCAAACTCGCCACTGGATTCCCGATGTGCAGTACGGTGAGGAGACTTTCCTGGCTGTCATTCCCCTGACGCACAGTTATGGCATGACCACGGCCATGAATATCCCCATTTGTATCGGGGCGACGGTTGTGCTGCTGCCGGTCTTTGAACTTGAACAGGTTTTGCAGCATATCCAGGAATATAAACCGACGATATTCCCTGGTGTGCCCTCGATCTATGCCTTGATCAATCAGGCTCCCGGGGTGCGCAATTATGGCCTGTCTTCGATTAAAGCCTGTATCAGCGGAGCCGCTCCGCTGCCAGTGGAAGTTAAGGAAGCCTTCGAGAAGTTGACGCGCAGCCGATTAGTGGAAGGATATGGCCTTACCGAGTCGGCGCCGGTGACCCATGCCAATCCGCTCAACGGCATGGACCGCGCCGGTTCGATTGGCATCCCCATCCCAAACACCGATGCGAAAATCGTCAACCTGGTGAGCGGAGAAGACCTGCCGCCGGGTCAGATTGGCGAATTATTGGTCAAAGGCCCACAGGTGATGCCGGGGTATTGGCAGCCGGATGCGCTTGCCGAGCCAGAAACTGTACTCGAAGATGGCTGGCTGCATACCGGCGATGTGGCTGTGATGGACGCTGACGGATTTTTTACCATTATCAGCCGCAAACGTGATACCATCATGGCCGGTGAGTTTAGTGTGTACCCGCGCGATGTGGAAGAAGTGCTCTACGAAAACAGCAAAGTGCTCGAAGTCGCCGTAGTTGGCATCCCTGCTGGCGCGGGCGGACAGAAGATCAAGGCGTTTGTTGTGCCGCGTCCGGGAACGAATCTTTCACAAGATGAACTGCTGGACTTGTGCCGCAAACGCCTGGAGGCGTACGCAGTCCCCTGGGAAATTGAATTCCGTGAAGATTTACCCAAATCATTTGTCGGCAAGGTGCTGCGCCGAATGTTGGTTGAAGAATAA